One window of Nostoc sp. C052 genomic DNA carries:
- the hypD gene encoding hydrogenase formation protein HypD yields the protein MKYVDEFREPEKAEAIRREIAKLSHQLEKPIKIMEVCGGHTHSIFKYGIEEILPQTIELIHGPGCPVCVMPKGRLDDAIAISQNHNVIFATFGDAMRVPGSNTTLLQARAQGADIRMVYSPLDSLQIARDNPDKEVVFFALGFETTAPSTAFTILQAAAEKIPNFSMFSNHVLVIPALKALLDNPDLQLDGFVGPGHVSMVIGTDPYEFISQQYNKPIVVSGFEPLDILQSIWMLLQQLTENRCEVENQYNRIVEKTGNTVALQAINKVFAVRDSFDWRGLGDIPYSGLKIQPEYAQFDAELKFTIPNLKVADHKACKCGEILKGVLKPWECKVFGTACTPETPIGTCMVSSEGACAAYYKYGRLSTIAKRTIAQKPKITQEPLPACGFSSD from the coding sequence ATGAAATATGTTGACGAATTCCGCGAACCAGAAAAAGCTGAAGCCATCCGCCGCGAAATCGCTAAATTATCCCACCAGCTAGAAAAACCCATCAAAATCATGGAAGTATGCGGCGGACATACCCATTCCATATTTAAATACGGCATCGAAGAAATATTACCCCAAACCATCGAACTAATTCATGGGCCTGGTTGTCCAGTATGCGTGATGCCAAAAGGGAGATTAGATGATGCGATCGCAATATCTCAAAATCATAACGTCATTTTTGCCACCTTTGGCGACGCCATGCGAGTTCCCGGTTCCAACACCACATTACTGCAAGCCAGGGCACAAGGCGCAGACATCCGTATGGTGTACTCTCCCCTAGATAGCTTACAAATTGCCAGAGATAACCCCGACAAAGAAGTAGTCTTCTTCGCATTAGGCTTTGAAACCACAGCCCCCAGCACCGCCTTTACCATCCTGCAAGCCGCAGCCGAAAAAATTCCTAACTTTAGTATGTTTTCCAATCACGTCCTCGTGATTCCCGCCCTCAAAGCACTATTAGATAATCCCGACTTGCAACTAGATGGATTTGTTGGCCCTGGTCATGTCAGTATGGTAATTGGCACCGACCCTTACGAATTTATTTCCCAACAATATAATAAGCCAATAGTCGTCTCAGGATTTGAACCCTTAGATATTCTCCAATCAATTTGGATGTTGTTGCAACAGCTAACAGAAAATCGTTGTGAAGTTGAAAATCAATATAACCGAATTGTAGAAAAAACTGGAAACACAGTAGCCCTCCAAGCCATAAATAAAGTTTTCGCCGTGCGAGATAGTTTTGATTGGCGCGGCTTAGGTGACATTCCTTATTCAGGATTAAAAATTCAACCTGAATATGCCCAATTTGATGCCGAACTTAAATTTACCATTCCTAACCTCAAAGTAGCCGACCATAAAGCTTGTAAATGTGGAGAAATTCTCAAAGGAGTCTTAAAACCTTGGGAGTGTAAAGTATTTGGTACAGCTTGCACACCAGAAACACCAATCGGTACTTGCATGGTATCTTCCGAAGGTGCTTGTGCAGCTTATTACAAATATGGCCGACTCTCCACCATTGCCAAAAGAACAATCGCCCAAAAACCAAAAATAACTCAAGAACCCCTCCCCGCTTGCGGCTTCTCCTCAGACTAA
- the hypE gene encoding hydrogenase expression/formation protein HypE, translating to MNFPPTNPIKNPLFQKIEKVRRRKSKVQDTHITLAHGSGGKAMRDLIDDIFVSNFDNPILSQLEDQASFNLTPLLQQGDRLAFTTDSYVVDPLFFPGSDIGELAVNGTVNDLAVSGAKPLYLTCSVILEEGLPVETLRRVANSMKAAAEKAGVQIVTGDTKVVHRGAADKLFINTAGIGIIPRGINISTNNIKPEDAVIINGEIGNHGTAILIARGELALETNIESDCQPLHSLVETILHVCPQVHAMRDATRGGLATVLNEFALSSDVGIRLFEESIPVREEVNGVCEILGLDPLYLANEGKLVVVAAKENANNILSAMKSHPAGKDACIIGEVITSPPGIVLLKTAFGPERIVDMLVGDQLPRIC from the coding sequence ATGAATTTCCCCCCCACAAACCCAATAAAAAATCCCCTATTCCAAAAAATAGAAAAAGTCCGCCGTCGCAAAAGTAAAGTGCAAGACACTCATATAACTCTCGCACATGGCAGCGGTGGTAAAGCCATGCGCGATTTAATAGATGATATCTTTGTCAGCAATTTTGATAACCCAATTCTCTCACAACTAGAAGACCAAGCCAGCTTCAACCTAACCCCTCTCCTCCAACAAGGAGACAGACTCGCATTTACTACAGATTCTTATGTAGTAGACCCGCTATTTTTCCCCGGTAGTGATATAGGAGAATTAGCCGTAAACGGTACTGTTAATGATTTAGCTGTTAGCGGTGCTAAACCTTTATACCTAACTTGTAGCGTAATTTTAGAAGAAGGATTACCTGTTGAAACCTTACGCCGTGTAGCAAACAGTATGAAAGCAGCCGCAGAAAAAGCTGGTGTTCAAATTGTCACTGGTGACACAAAAGTTGTACATCGAGGTGCTGCTGATAAACTCTTTATTAATACTGCGGGTATTGGCATCATACCACGAGGAATTAATATTTCCACCAACAATATTAAACCTGAAGATGCAGTCATAATTAATGGTGAAATAGGCAATCATGGGACAGCAATTTTAATTGCTCGTGGCGAGTTAGCCTTAGAAACTAATATTGAAAGTGACTGTCAACCATTACATAGTTTAGTAGAAACTATTCTCCATGTATGTCCACAAGTTCATGCTATGCGAGATGCCACACGCGGAGGTTTAGCCACAGTACTAAATGAATTTGCCCTCAGTTCCGATGTGGGAATTCGCCTCTTTGAAGAATCTATTCCAGTACGGGAAGAAGTTAACGGAGTTTGTGAAATTCTCGGTTTAGACCCATTGTATTTAGCTAATGAAGGTAAATTAGTTGTAGTAGCTGCAAAAGAGAATGCTAACAATATTTTATCTGCAATGAAATCCCACCCAGCAGGCAAAGATGCTTGTATTATTGGCGAAGTTATTACCTCACCCCCAGGTATCGTATTATTAAAAACAGCTTTTGGTCCTGAAAGAATTGTTGATATGCTGGTAGGCGACCAATTACCACGAATTTGTTAA
- the hypA gene encoding hydrogenase maturation nickel metallochaperone HypA: MHELGITQNIVAIVTENAKSAKVQRVLLEIGKLSAIMPDAIQFCFDICTQGTVLEGAKLEIVEIPGLAKCRQCGAEISVDKPFGICNCGSVQLDLITGEELKIKEIEIEELCV; this comes from the coding sequence ATGCACGAACTTGGAATTACTCAAAATATTGTGGCAATTGTGACTGAGAATGCCAAAAGTGCAAAAGTGCAGCGAGTTTTATTAGAAATCGGCAAACTTTCAGCCATTATGCCCGATGCTATCCAATTTTGTTTTGATATTTGTACTCAAGGTACAGTTTTAGAAGGGGCAAAATTAGAGATTGTAGAAATCCCCGGTTTAGCAAAGTGTCGCCAATGTGGTGCAGAAATTTCTGTAGATAAACCATTTGGTATCTGTAACTGTGGTAGCGTGCAATTAGATTTAATTACTGGCGAAGAACTGAAAATCAAAGAAATAGAAATCGAGGAATTATGTGTGTAA
- the hypB gene encoding hydrogenase nickel incorporation protein HypB — MCVTCGCSDDGEIKITNLETDEAEHHHTHTLPDGTVITHSHSHDTHIEAPQIHAKIHNTTISLEQDILAKNNLLAAQNRGWFKGRNILALNLMSSPGAGKTTLLTRTINDLKQQLSISVIEGDQETANDAKKIKETGSKVIQINTGTGCHLDASMIDRGLQQLNPPLNSVVMIENVGNLVCPALFDLGEQAKVVILSVTEGEDKPIKYPHIFRASDVMILTKIDLLPYVNFDVKKCIEYAVQVNPQIKIFQVSATTGVGLDNWYKWVTKN; from the coding sequence ATGTGTGTAACCTGTGGTTGTTCTGATGATGGCGAGATAAAAATTACAAATTTAGAAACAGATGAGGCTGAACATCATCATACTCACACTTTACCAGATGGAACTGTCATCACTCATTCCCATAGTCACGACACTCATATAGAAGCACCTCAAATTCATGCCAAAATACACAACACAACAATATCTTTAGAACAGGATATATTAGCAAAAAATAACCTACTAGCTGCCCAAAATCGGGGATGGTTTAAAGGTCGAAATATTCTCGCCTTAAATTTAATGAGTTCTCCCGGTGCTGGCAAAACAACTCTTTTGACGCGAACCATCAACGATTTAAAGCAGCAATTATCTATTAGTGTCATTGAAGGCGACCAAGAAACTGCTAACGATGCCAAAAAAATTAAAGAAACAGGTTCTAAAGTCATCCAAATCAACACTGGAACAGGCTGTCATTTAGATGCCTCAATGATAGACAGGGGTTTACAACAACTGAATCCACCACTGAATTCAGTTGTGATGATTGAAAATGTGGGAAATTTAGTTTGTCCAGCCTTATTCGATTTGGGAGAACAGGCAAAAGTCGTGATTCTCTCAGTCACAGAGGGAGAAGATAAACCGATAAAATATCCGCATATCTTCCGTGCTAGTGATGTAATGATTCTCACGAAAATTGATTTGCTACCTTATGTAAATTTTGATGTTAAAAAGTGCATAGAATATGCTGTGCAGGTGAATCCCCAAATTAAGATTTTTCAGGTTTCTGCAACTACTGGCGTAGGTTTAGATAATTGGTATAAATGGGTCACTAAAAATTAA
- a CDS encoding calcium-binding protein, translated as MGTYTGDNTNNTFIADEDGQPWLLSGKGGDDYLAGKSQNDTIYGDEGNDNLLGGAGNDILDGGTGNDNLYGGTGFDSLYGGDGNDRISDTDGIVDGGAGTDTLVADYSQLNNGAGVDVGFNGQNAIFSRVNTATLLSYSNIEQFELTGSKYADVLRGAAGNDILNGGAGDDLLFGGAGYDTLNGGDGNDRITDTDGLVDGGAGTDTLVADYSQLNNGAGIDVSYQGQNAIYSRFTGNPVLNYSNIERFEITGTQYADVLRGTAGNDILNGGAGDDLIFGGAGYDTLNGGDGNDRITDTDGIVDGGAGTDTLVADYSQLNNGAGIEVAYLGQNAIFSRFTGNPVLNYSNIERFEITGTQYTDVLRGSAGNDILNGGAGDDVLISSAGNDTLNGGDGTDTLVADYSQLNNGAGIEVAYQGQNAIYSRFTGNPVLNYSNIERFEITGTQYADVLRGAAGNDILNGGAGDDLIFGGAGYDTLNGGDGNDRITDTDGIVDGGAGTDTLVADYSQLNNGAGIEVAYLGQNAIFSRFTGNPVLKYGNIERFEITGTQYTDVLRGTAGNDILNGGAGDDLLFGGAGYDTLNGGDGNDRIADTDGIVDGGAGTDTLVADYSQLNNGAGVDVGFNGQNAIFSRLNGNSLLSYSNIERFEITGTQYADVLRGTAGNDILNGGAGDDLLFGGAGYDTLNGGDGNDRITDTDGLVDGGAGTDTLVADYSQLNNGAGIDVSYQGQNAIYSRFTGNPVLNYSNIERFEITGTQYTDVLRGTAGNDILNGGAGDDLIFGGAGYDTLNGGDGNDRITDTDGIVDGGAGTDTLVADYSQLNNGAGVDVGFNGQNAIFSRLNGNSLLSYSNIERFEITGTQYADVLRGAAGNDILTGGAGNDQLIAGAGNDLLVGGVGNDILTGGTGADQFVFNSKLEGLDIIKDFSRVEGDKIQISRIGFGVTDVSAFSYNDATGALLFQGTQFATLENKPANFAVSVDIQLI; from the coding sequence ATGGGAACATACACTGGTGATAATACTAACAATACTTTTATCGCTGACGAAGACGGACAACCTTGGTTACTGTCAGGAAAAGGAGGCGATGATTACCTAGCGGGTAAATCTCAGAACGACACAATTTATGGCGATGAAGGTAATGATAACCTACTTGGTGGAGCTGGTAACGACATCCTAGACGGCGGAACTGGTAACGACAACCTATATGGTGGAACAGGCTTTGATAGCTTGTATGGCGGCGATGGCAACGACAGAATATCTGACACAGATGGTATTGTTGATGGTGGTGCTGGTACTGATACTCTAGTTGCAGATTACAGTCAGTTGAATAATGGTGCTGGTGTTGATGTGGGATTTAATGGACAAAATGCCATCTTCAGCCGTGTAAATACTGCTACTTTACTCAGCTACAGTAATATTGAGCAATTTGAACTGACTGGTTCAAAATACGCCGATGTCCTGCGTGGTGCTGCTGGCAATGATATTCTCAATGGTGGCGCTGGTGATGACCTGCTTTTTGGTGGTGCTGGCTATGATACGCTCAACGGTGGCGATGGCAACGACAGAATAACTGACACAGATGGTCTTGTCGATGGTGGCGCTGGCACTGATACTCTAGTTGCAGACTACAGCCAGTTGAATAATGGGGCTGGTATTGATGTGTCATACCAGGGTCAAAATGCCATCTACAGCCGCTTTACTGGAAATCCGGTACTCAACTACAGCAATATTGAGCGATTTGAAATTACAGGCACACAATACGCCGATGTCCTACGTGGCACTGCTGGCAATGACATCCTTAATGGTGGCGCTGGTGATGACCTAATTTTTGGTGGTGCTGGCTATGATACGCTCAACGGTGGCGATGGCAACGACAGAATAACTGACACAGATGGTATTGTCGATGGTGGTGCTGGCACTGATACTCTAGTTGCAGACTACAGCCAGTTGAATAATGGGGCTGGTATTGAAGTGGCATACCTGGGTCAAAATGCCATCTTCAGCCGCTTTACTGGGAATCCGGTACTCAACTACAGCAATATTGAGCGATTTGAAATTACAGGCACACAATACACCGATGTCCTACGTGGTTCTGCTGGCAATGACATCCTTAATGGCGGTGCTGGTGATGACGTGCTGATTAGTAGTGCTGGAAATGATACCCTCAACGGTGGCGATGGCACTGATACTCTAGTTGCAGATTACAGCCAGTTGAATAATGGGGCTGGTATTGAAGTGGCATATCAGGGTCAAAATGCCATCTACAGCCGCTTTACCGGAAATCCGGTACTCAACTACAGTAATATTGAGCGATTTGAAATTACAGGCACACAATACGCCGATGTCCTGCGTGGTGCTGCTGGCAATGATATTCTCAATGGCGGTGCTGGTGATGACCTGATTTTTGGTGGTGCTGGCTATGATACGCTCAACGGTGGTGATGGCAACGACAGAATCACTGATACAGATGGTATTGTTGATGGTGGAGCTGGCACTGATACTTTAGTTGCAGATTACAGCCAGTTGAATAATGGGGCTGGTATTGAAGTGGCATATCTGGGTCAAAATGCCATCTTCAGCCGCTTTACTGGCAATCCTGTACTCAAATACGGCAATATTGAGCGATTTGAAATTACAGGCACACAATATACCGATGTCCTGCGTGGTACTGCTGGCAATGATATTCTCAATGGCGGTGCTGGTGATGACCTGCTTTTTGGTGGTGCTGGCTATGATACGCTCAACGGTGGTGATGGCAACGACAGAATCGCTGACACAGATGGTATTGTCGATGGTGGTGCTGGTACTGATACTCTAGTTGCAGATTACAGCCAGTTGAATAATGGGGCTGGTGTTGATGTCGGATTTAATGGACAGAATGCCATCTTCAGCCGCTTGAATGGAAATTCTTTACTCAGCTACAGCAATATTGAGAGATTTGAAATTACAGGCACACAATACGCCGATGTCCTGCGTGGTACTGCTGGCAATGATATTCTCAATGGTGGCGCTGGTGATGACCTGCTTTTTGGCGGTGCTGGCTATGATACGCTCAACGGTGGTGATGGCAACGACAGAATAACTGACACAGATGGTCTTGTCGATGGTGGTGCTGGCACTGATACTCTAGTTGCAGACTACAGCCAGTTGAATAATGGGGCTGGTATTGATGTGTCATACCAGGGTCAAAATGCCATCTACAGCCGCTTTACTGGAAATCCGGTACTCAACTACAGCAATATTGAGCGATTTGAAATTACAGGCACACAATATACCGATGTCCTACGTGGCACTGCTGGCAATGACATCCTTAATGGTGGCGCTGGTGATGACCTAATTTTTGGTGGTGCTGGCTATGATACGCTCAACGGTGGCGATGGCAACGACAGAATAACTGACACAGATGGTATTGTCGATGGTGGTGCTGGCACTGATACTCTAGTTGCAGATTACAGCCAGTTGAATAATGGGGCTGGTGTTGATGTCGGATTTAATGGACAGAATGCCATCTTCAGCCGCTTGAATGGAAATTCTTTACTCAGCTACAGCAATATTGAGAGATTTGAAATTACAGGCACACAATACGCCGATGTCCTGCGTGGTGCTGCTGGCAATGATATCCTCACTGGTGGCGCTGGTAATGACCAGCTGATTGCTGGTGCTGGCAACGATCTTCTGGTTGGTGGAGTTGGCAATGATATTCTTACTGGTGGTACTGGTGCAGATCAGTTTGTCTTCAATTCTAAACTTGAAGGACTTGACATTATCAAGGACTTCAGTCGGGTGGAAGGTGACAAGATTCAGATTTCTAGAATCGGATTTGGTGTTACTGATGTTAGTGCTTTCAGCTACAATGACGCTACTGGTGCGTTGTTATTCCAAGGAACTCAATTTGCGACTCTTGAGAATAAGCCTGCTAATTTCGCGGTTAGTGTGGATATCCAGCTGATCTAG
- a CDS encoding NB-ARC domain-containing protein, with product MDIEQALAFTDALVFAKSRIHLSDLQQAMLRESWSLERQSYDRIADIYGYSPAYLKHDIGPKLWKLLSDVLGEKVNKTSFRTAIERRFKLEKVTVQLTSEKENLFNNLEEETRVKVTNNLLITEVKTSYQDWGDAIDVDFFYGRQRELAQLQQWILVDRCRLVALLGMGGMGKTSLSIKLAQQLQGEFKCVIWRSLRNAPPVQEILIDLLKLLSSQQEIDYPETVEGKISRLLHYLRSQRCLLIFDNIETILQPNDQSKSSYLEGYEAYGEIFRQIGEIRHQSCLVLTSRYQPPEVRLLEGASLPVRAFQLTGLKKTEAQELLQLKGNFQGSTEEWNRLVEAYAGNPLALKIIATTIQNLFDGSISDFLNQKAFVFGNIRNLIDQQFERLSESEKTVIYWLAIYRDPASFSELRSDIFPPRTPQELIDILESLEQRSLIEKAKVTLIEKHRTQFSLQPVVMEYVTEKLVAQVCQEILAGLEANAEQKNLLFKTHALLKSQAKDYVRETQVRFILKPILERLLLDRLLIEVSEKLAIENLLTQCLNKLRGTSSVKIGYAAGNILNLLCQLQSTLTNYNFSNLTIWQAYLQDVNLHNVNFEYSDLSQCVFAETFGMVFAGIAFSPDGTLLATGDAEGGLRLWQVATGQLVINFAGHLGWVWSLAFSPDGQLLASCSSDKTIRLWDVNTGKCLRTLSGHASSIWSVAFSADGQILASGGDEPTIRLWNVNTGDCYKILSGHTDRILSVSWSPDGQTLASGSADFTIRLWKINGECDRILEGHSDRIWSLSWSPDGQTLASGSADFTIRLWEVSTGKCKILQEHCDRVRSIAFSPNAQMLVSASDDKTVRIWETNTGQCLNILPGHTNSIFSVAFNADGQTIASGSTDQTVKLWDVSTGRCFKTLKGYSNSVFSVAFNVDGQTLASGSTDQTVRLWNVNTGTCLKKFIGHSGWVTSVAFHPDGDLLASSSVDRTIRLWSVSTGQCLQTLRGHVNWVQSVAFSPDRQILASGSDDQTIRLWSVSTGKCLNILQGHSSWIWCVTFSPNGEFLASSSEDQTIRLWSIATGECLQILEGHTSRVQAIAFSPDGQILSSASEDETVRLWSIDTGECLNIFEGHSNSVWSVAFSPEGDILASSSLDQTVRIWDRYAGVCLKVLPVMPHAMRSAIAFGKSTEYYAIASGSQNGTIQIWDAQTGECLKTLNPDRPYQGTNITGVTGITIAQKGVLKALGAFEV from the coding sequence ATGGATATTGAGCAAGCACTCGCATTTACAGACGCTCTCGTTTTTGCCAAGTCAAGAATTCATTTGAGCGATCTCCAACAAGCTATGTTGCGTGAGTCCTGGTCTTTGGAACGCCAAAGTTACGATCGCATTGCTGATATTTATGGCTATTCTCCAGCTTACTTAAAACATGATATTGGCCCGAAGCTCTGGAAACTGCTTTCAGACGTGTTAGGAGAAAAAGTTAATAAAACAAGTTTCCGAACCGCAATTGAGCGTCGATTTAAACTAGAGAAGGTGACGGTACAATTAACTTCAGAAAAAGAAAATTTATTTAATAATCTTGAAGAAGAAACGAGAGTAAAAGTTACTAATAATTTACTGATTACAGAAGTTAAGACTTCATATCAAGATTGGGGAGATGCAATCGATGTTGATTTTTTCTACGGAAGACAACGAGAACTAGCTCAGTTACAACAGTGGATTTTAGTCGATCGTTGTCGGCTTGTGGCTTTGTTAGGAATGGGTGGGATGGGAAAAACTTCTCTCTCTATCAAGCTGGCGCAACAATTACAGGGCGAGTTTAAATGTGTGATTTGGCGAAGTTTGCGAAATGCACCACCAGTACAAGAGATATTAATCGATTTATTAAAATTATTATCTAGTCAGCAAGAAATTGATTATCCAGAAACAGTTGAAGGTAAAATTTCGCGGCTGTTACATTATTTGCGATCGCAGCGTTGTTTATTAATCTTCGATAATATTGAAACCATCTTACAACCCAACGATCAATCTAAGTCATCCTATCTTGAAGGCTATGAAGCTTATGGCGAAATATTTAGACAAATTGGAGAAATTCGCCATCAAAGTTGCTTAGTTCTAACCAGTCGATATCAGCCTCCAGAAGTCCGCCTATTAGAAGGAGCAAGTTTACCTGTTCGGGCTTTTCAATTAACTGGCTTGAAGAAAACAGAAGCACAAGAACTTTTGCAGTTAAAGGGTAATTTTCAAGGCTCAACAGAAGAATGGAATCGGCTGGTTGAAGCTTATGCCGGAAATCCCTTAGCATTGAAAATTATTGCAACTACGATTCAAAACTTATTTGATGGCAGTATTTCTGATTTTCTCAACCAAAAAGCCTTTGTTTTTGGAAATATTCGGAATTTAATCGATCAACAATTTGAACGACTTTCTGAGTCTGAGAAAACAGTGATTTATTGGTTGGCTATCTATCGCGATCCGGCTTCATTTTCAGAACTGCGATCGGATATTTTTCCACCCAGAACGCCCCAAGAATTAATTGATATTTTAGAATCACTAGAGCAACGCTCTTTAATTGAGAAAGCCAAGGTGACACTGATTGAAAAACATCGGACACAGTTTTCACTTCAGCCTGTAGTAATGGAATATGTCACCGAGAAATTAGTCGCTCAAGTTTGCCAAGAAATATTGGCAGGCTTAGAAGCAAATGCTGAACAAAAAAATCTGTTGTTCAAAACTCATGCGTTACTCAAATCCCAAGCAAAAGATTATGTGCGAGAAACGCAAGTTCGTTTTATCCTCAAGCCGATTCTAGAACGCTTATTACTCGATCGCTTATTAATCGAAGTCAGCGAAAAACTCGCAATTGAAAACCTACTTACTCAATGCTTGAACAAACTACGAGGTACATCGTCAGTTAAAATTGGTTATGCAGCCGGTAATATTTTAAATTTACTTTGTCAATTACAATCAACTTTAACTAACTACAATTTTTCAAATTTAACGATTTGGCAAGCTTATTTACAAGATGTGAATTTGCATAATGTTAATTTTGAATATTCTGATTTGAGTCAGTGTGTTTTTGCTGAAACCTTTGGTATGGTGTTTGCTGGTATTGCTTTTAGCCCAGATGGAACATTATTAGCTACAGGAGATGCAGAAGGTGGGCTTCGTCTATGGCAGGTTGCAACTGGGCAACTAGTTATCAATTTTGCTGGACATCTAGGTTGGGTTTGGTCGCTTGCTTTTAGTCCAGATGGGCAATTATTGGCAAGTTGCAGTAGTGACAAAACGATTCGGCTGTGGGATGTCAACACTGGTAAATGTCTGAGAACTTTGTCAGGACATGCAAGTTCGATTTGGTCAGTTGCCTTTAGTGCCGATGGTCAAATTCTCGCTAGTGGAGGCGATGAACCGACAATCAGATTATGGAATGTTAATACTGGGGACTGTTATAAAATTTTGTCGGGTCATACCGATCGCATCCTCTCAGTATCATGGAGTCCCGATGGTCAAACTTTAGCAAGTGGCAGTGCTGATTTCACGATTCGACTTTGGAAAATTAATGGAGAATGCGATCGCATTTTAGAGGGACATAGCGATCGCATTTGGTCACTATCATGGAGTCCAGATGGTCAAACCCTAGCCAGTGGTAGTGCCGATTTCACAATTCGCCTCTGGGAAGTGAGTACTGGAAAATGTAAAATATTGCAGGAACATTGCGATCGCGTCCGTTCAATAGCCTTTAGCCCCAATGCTCAAATGCTGGTTAGCGCCAGCGACGATAAAACAGTCAGAATTTGGGAAACTAATACAGGGCAATGCCTGAACATTTTACCAGGACACACCAATTCGATATTTTCAGTGGCTTTTAATGCAGATGGTCAAACCATTGCCAGTGGTAGCACAGACCAAACTGTAAAGCTATGGGATGTCAGTACAGGTAGATGCTTTAAAACCTTAAAAGGCTATAGTAATTCGGTCTTTTCAGTTGCTTTTAATGTCGATGGTCAAACTCTAGCCAGTGGCAGCACAGACCAAACTGTGAGACTATGGAATGTCAATACAGGGACTTGCCTGAAAAAATTTATCGGACATAGTGGCTGGGTAACTTCCGTAGCGTTTCACCCAGATGGAGATTTGCTAGCCAGTAGCAGCGTTGATCGCACCATCCGTTTATGGTCAGTTAGCACAGGGCAATGTTTGCAAACTTTGAGAGGTCATGTAAATTGGGTGCAATCAGTAGCCTTTAGTCCCGATAGACAAATTTTAGCAAGCGGCAGTGACGATCAAACCATTCGCTTATGGTCTGTCAGTACAGGAAAATGCCTCAATATATTGCAAGGTCATTCCAGTTGGATTTGGTGTGTTACCTTTAGCCCCAATGGTGAATTCCTCGCTAGCAGTAGTGAAGACCAAACCATTCGCTTGTGGTCAATTGCCACTGGTGAATGTCTTCAAATTTTAGAAGGACACACTAGTAGAGTGCAAGCGATCGCTTTTAGTCCAGATGGGCAAATTCTCAGTAGCGCTAGTGAAGATGAAACAGTGCGCTTGTGGTCAATTGATACAGGTGAATGTCTAAATATTTTTGAGGGACACAGTAATAGTGTTTGGTCAGTTGCCTTTAGTCCAGAAGGTGATATTTTGGCAAGTAGCAGCTTAGATCAAACAGTGAGAATTTGGGATAGATATGCAGGGGTTTGCCTGAAAGTGCTGCCTGTCATGCCTCATGCAATGCGATCGGCGATCGCATTTGGCAAATCTACAGAATATTATGCGATCGCTAGCGGCAGCCAAAACGGCACTATTCAGATTTGGGATGCCCAAACAGGCGAATGCTTGAAAACACTCAATCCTGACAGACCTTATCAAGGAACCAATATTACAGGCGTAACTGGAATAACGATAGCTCAAAAAGGTGTCCTCAAAGCGTTAGGTGCTTTCGAGGTTTGA